From a single Osmerus mordax isolate fOsmMor3 chromosome 6, fOsmMor3.pri, whole genome shotgun sequence genomic region:
- the crppa gene encoding D-ribitol-5-phosphate cytidylyltransferase isoform X3, with the protein MSKPLEPILFSTCEAGLSKNNAGNSCVDFSVAVVLPAGGSGERTGLQTPKQFCKFLNRPLLSYTVQAFERVPWIESIAVVVSKENLGLMMDIIQKFHHRKVKVVHGGSTRHRSIFNGIQALCEGKDGSAVNKPKVVIIHDAVRPFVEEDFLLKIAMAAKEQGAAGAIRPLVSTVIATTPEGYLDHSLKRAKYRASEMPQGFLYDVIYQAYQRCSQSDFEFGTECLDLALQYCGTNAKLIEGPPTLWKVTYKRDLAAAESIIKDSLSQSACVITGESTQARDMAKTLQKIVGALEMQVDVIPDLLGDNARSMAKQWNFIQISVNNFFLSEVEEIIRALEERNQALLYPVVIIWQEHGGARGHDGVWQRSQAQKYLTVWHPASSLKGFGS; encoded by the exons ATGAGCAAGCCCTTAGAACCAATACTTTTCTCAACCTGCGAGGCTGGGTTGAGTAAAAATAATGCTGGCAACAGCTGCGTGGATTTTTCAGTCGCTGTGGTTCTTCCAGCCGGGGGctctggagagagaacaggactgCAAACACCGAAACAGTTCTGCAAATTTCTCAACAGACCCCTGTTAAGTTACACAGTTCAAGCTTTTGAGAG GGTACCATGGATAGAAAGCATTGCCGTTGTGGTTTCCAAGGAGAACCTCGGTTTGATGATGGACATTATACAGAAGTTTCACCACAGGAAAGTCAAAGTGGTGCATGGTGGATCTACTCGCCACAGATCTATATTTAATGGAATCCAAGCCCTCTGTGAGGGAAAAGATGGGTCAGCTGTCAACAAACCAAAGGTGGTTATTATCCATGATGCAGTACGACCCTTTGTGGAGGAGGACTTCCTACTCAAGATAGCAATGGCTGCCAAAGAACAAGGG gcAGCTGGTGCCATACGTCCTCTGGTGTCCACAGTGATTGCTACCACCCCTGAAGGCTATCTGGACCACTCCTTGAAGAGAGCCAAGTACAGAGCCAGCGAGATGCCCCAGGGTTTTCTCTATGATGTTATCTACCAGGCCTATCAAAGG TGCAGCCAGTCTGACTTTGAGTTTGGTACAGAGTGCCTTGATCTGGCTCTGCAATACTGTGGCACTAATGCCAAGCTCATTGAGGGGCCTCCAACGCTATGGAAG GTAACCTACAAACGAGATCTAGCTGCTGCAGAATCCATTATCAAAG ATAGCCTATCCCAGTCTGCCTGTGTTATCACAGGTGAGTCGACACAAGCTAGAGACATGGCCAAAACACTACAGAAGATAGTGGGAGCTTTGGAAATG CAAGTTGATGTTATTCCAGACCTACTTGGAGACAATGCCAGGTCCATGGCTAAACAATGGAACTTCATCCAAATTTCT GTAAACAATTTTTTCCTGTCAGAAGTTGAAGAAATTATCCGGGCTTTGGAAGAGAGGAACCAAGCACTACTATATCCAGTGGTCATTATTTGG CAAGAACATGGAGGAGCCAGAGGGCATGATGGAGTTTGGCAGAGGAGCCAAGCTCAGAAATATCTTACTGTATGGCATCCAGCTTCATCACTCAAAG GTTTTGGCTCATGA
- the crppa gene encoding D-ribitol-5-phosphate cytidylyltransferase isoform X2: MSKPLEPILFSTCEAGLSKNNAGNSCVDFSVAVVLPAGGSGERTGLQTPKQFCKFLNRPLLSYTVQAFERVPWIESIAVVVSKENLGLMMDIIQKFHHRKVKVVHGGSTRHRSIFNGIQALCEGKDGSAVNKPKVVIIHDAVRPFVEEDFLLKIAMAAKEQGAAGAIRPLVSTVIATTPEGYLDHSLKRAKYRASEMPQGFLYDVIYQAYQRCSQSDFEFGTECLDLALQYCGTNAKLIEGPPTLWKVTYKRDLAAAESIIKDSLSQSACVITGESTQARDMAKTLQKIVGALEMQVDVIPDLLGDNARSMAKQWNFIQISVNNFFLSEVEEIIRALEERNQALLYPVVIIWQEHGGARGHDGVWQRSQAQKYLTVWHPASSLKGGKSLGAVSRKNG; this comes from the exons ATGAGCAAGCCCTTAGAACCAATACTTTTCTCAACCTGCGAGGCTGGGTTGAGTAAAAATAATGCTGGCAACAGCTGCGTGGATTTTTCAGTCGCTGTGGTTCTTCCAGCCGGGGGctctggagagagaacaggactgCAAACACCGAAACAGTTCTGCAAATTTCTCAACAGACCCCTGTTAAGTTACACAGTTCAAGCTTTTGAGAG GGTACCATGGATAGAAAGCATTGCCGTTGTGGTTTCCAAGGAGAACCTCGGTTTGATGATGGACATTATACAGAAGTTTCACCACAGGAAAGTCAAAGTGGTGCATGGTGGATCTACTCGCCACAGATCTATATTTAATGGAATCCAAGCCCTCTGTGAGGGAAAAGATGGGTCAGCTGTCAACAAACCAAAGGTGGTTATTATCCATGATGCAGTACGACCCTTTGTGGAGGAGGACTTCCTACTCAAGATAGCAATGGCTGCCAAAGAACAAGGG gcAGCTGGTGCCATACGTCCTCTGGTGTCCACAGTGATTGCTACCACCCCTGAAGGCTATCTGGACCACTCCTTGAAGAGAGCCAAGTACAGAGCCAGCGAGATGCCCCAGGGTTTTCTCTATGATGTTATCTACCAGGCCTATCAAAGG TGCAGCCAGTCTGACTTTGAGTTTGGTACAGAGTGCCTTGATCTGGCTCTGCAATACTGTGGCACTAATGCCAAGCTCATTGAGGGGCCTCCAACGCTATGGAAG GTAACCTACAAACGAGATCTAGCTGCTGCAGAATCCATTATCAAAG ATAGCCTATCCCAGTCTGCCTGTGTTATCACAGGTGAGTCGACACAAGCTAGAGACATGGCCAAAACACTACAGAAGATAGTGGGAGCTTTGGAAATG CAAGTTGATGTTATTCCAGACCTACTTGGAGACAATGCCAGGTCCATGGCTAAACAATGGAACTTCATCCAAATTTCT GTAAACAATTTTTTCCTGTCAGAAGTTGAAGAAATTATCCGGGCTTTGGAAGAGAGGAACCAAGCACTACTATATCCAGTGGTCATTATTTGG CAAGAACATGGAGGAGCCAGAGGGCATGATGGAGTTTGGCAGAGGAGCCAAGCTCAGAAATATCTTACTGTATGGCATCCAGCTTCATCACTCAAAG
- the crppa gene encoding D-ribitol-5-phosphate cytidylyltransferase isoform X1: MSKPLEPILFSTCEAGLSKNNAGNSCVDFSVAVVLPAGGSGERTGLQTPKQFCKFLNRPLLSYTVQAFERVPWIESIAVVVSKENLGLMMDIIQKFHHRKVKVVHGGSTRHRSIFNGIQALCEGKDGSAVNKPKVVIIHDAVRPFVEEDFLLKIAMAAKEQGAAGAIRPLVSTVIATTPEGYLDHSLKRAKYRASEMPQGFLYDVIYQAYQRCSQSDFEFGTECLDLALQYCGTNAKLIEGPPTLWKVTYKRDLAAAESIIKDSLSQSACVITGESTQARDMAKTLQKIVGALEMQVDVIPDLLGDNARSMAKQWNFIQISVNNFFLSEVEEIIRALEERNQALLYPVVIIWVHLNVSEGLSNSKNMEEPEGMMEFGRGAKLRNILLYGIQLHHSKEVNHWEQLVGRMAEIICALIQDRNPALTGQLLKV, from the exons ATGAGCAAGCCCTTAGAACCAATACTTTTCTCAACCTGCGAGGCTGGGTTGAGTAAAAATAATGCTGGCAACAGCTGCGTGGATTTTTCAGTCGCTGTGGTTCTTCCAGCCGGGGGctctggagagagaacaggactgCAAACACCGAAACAGTTCTGCAAATTTCTCAACAGACCCCTGTTAAGTTACACAGTTCAAGCTTTTGAGAG GGTACCATGGATAGAAAGCATTGCCGTTGTGGTTTCCAAGGAGAACCTCGGTTTGATGATGGACATTATACAGAAGTTTCACCACAGGAAAGTCAAAGTGGTGCATGGTGGATCTACTCGCCACAGATCTATATTTAATGGAATCCAAGCCCTCTGTGAGGGAAAAGATGGGTCAGCTGTCAACAAACCAAAGGTGGTTATTATCCATGATGCAGTACGACCCTTTGTGGAGGAGGACTTCCTACTCAAGATAGCAATGGCTGCCAAAGAACAAGGG gcAGCTGGTGCCATACGTCCTCTGGTGTCCACAGTGATTGCTACCACCCCTGAAGGCTATCTGGACCACTCCTTGAAGAGAGCCAAGTACAGAGCCAGCGAGATGCCCCAGGGTTTTCTCTATGATGTTATCTACCAGGCCTATCAAAGG TGCAGCCAGTCTGACTTTGAGTTTGGTACAGAGTGCCTTGATCTGGCTCTGCAATACTGTGGCACTAATGCCAAGCTCATTGAGGGGCCTCCAACGCTATGGAAG GTAACCTACAAACGAGATCTAGCTGCTGCAGAATCCATTATCAAAG ATAGCCTATCCCAGTCTGCCTGTGTTATCACAGGTGAGTCGACACAAGCTAGAGACATGGCCAAAACACTACAGAAGATAGTGGGAGCTTTGGAAATG CAAGTTGATGTTATTCCAGACCTACTTGGAGACAATGCCAGGTCCATGGCTAAACAATGGAACTTCATCCAAATTTCT GTAAACAATTTTTTCCTGTCAGAAGTTGAAGAAATTATCCGGGCTTTGGAAGAGAGGAACCAAGCACTACTATATCCAGTGGTCATTATTTGG GTGCATTTAAACGTGTCAGAGGGCTTGTCCAACAGCAAGAACATGGAGGAGCCAGAGGGCATGATGGAGTTTGGCAGAGGAGCCAAGCTCAGAAATATCTTACTGTATGGCATCCAGCTTCATCACTCAAAG
- the sostdc1a gene encoding sclerostin domain-containing protein 1a isoform X1: MYLNSCEPCRLIFIYCVLLRCCQALKNDAENIYSLMAIPVMNTSSNVSLNRARIEGKGATNGVLQISEQNQVGCRELRSTKYISDGQCTSINPIKELVCAGECLPTQILANWIGGGYRKKFWSRRNSQQWRCVNDKTRTQRILLQCQDSSTRTYKITVVTSCKCMRYSRQHNESGHKELATLSESQQLHKQKSKTKKRLGKRKMNNNWHEVEP; this comes from the exons ATGTATTTGAACTCGTGCGAACCGTGCCGTCTCATATTTATATATTGTGTTCTCCTAAGGTGTTGCCAAGCGTTGAAAAACGATGCTGAGAACATATATTCACTCATGGCCATCCCGGTTATGAATACTTCGAGCAATGTGTCTTTGAACCGCGCACGTATTGAAGGGAAAGGCGCGACAAATGGTGTGCTTCAAATAAGTG AGCAAAACCAAGTTGGATGCAGAGAACTAAGGTCTACCAAGTATATCTCTGATGGTCAATGCACCAGCATCAACCCCATCAAGGAGCTGGTGTGTGCAGGCGAATGCCTTCCAACTCAGATCCTGGCCAACTGGATTGGTGGTGGCTACCGTAAGAAATTCTGGAGCAGAAGGAACAGTCAGCAATGGCGCTGTGTCAACGACAAAACACGTACGCAACGCATCCTACTCCAATGCCAGGACAGTAGCACGCGAACTTACAAAATCACTGTGGTCACTTCGTGCAAGTGCATGAGGTACTCCAGACAGCACAACGAGTCAGGCCACAAGGAACTTGCTACCTTGTCTGAATCTCAGCAGCTCCATAAGCAGAAGTCTAAGACCAAGAAGAGGCTGGGTAAGAGAAAGATGAATAATAACTGGCATGAGGTGGAACCTTAA
- the sostdc1a gene encoding sclerostin domain-containing protein 1a isoform X2 has translation MAIPVMNTSSNVSLNRARIEGKGATNGVLQISEQNQVGCRELRSTKYISDGQCTSINPIKELVCAGECLPTQILANWIGGGYRKKFWSRRNSQQWRCVNDKTRTQRILLQCQDSSTRTYKITVVTSCKCMRYSRQHNESGHKELATLSESQQLHKQKSKTKKRLGKRKMNNNWHEVEP, from the exons ATGGCCATCCCGGTTATGAATACTTCGAGCAATGTGTCTTTGAACCGCGCACGTATTGAAGGGAAAGGCGCGACAAATGGTGTGCTTCAAATAAGTG AGCAAAACCAAGTTGGATGCAGAGAACTAAGGTCTACCAAGTATATCTCTGATGGTCAATGCACCAGCATCAACCCCATCAAGGAGCTGGTGTGTGCAGGCGAATGCCTTCCAACTCAGATCCTGGCCAACTGGATTGGTGGTGGCTACCGTAAGAAATTCTGGAGCAGAAGGAACAGTCAGCAATGGCGCTGTGTCAACGACAAAACACGTACGCAACGCATCCTACTCCAATGCCAGGACAGTAGCACGCGAACTTACAAAATCACTGTGGTCACTTCGTGCAAGTGCATGAGGTACTCCAGACAGCACAACGAGTCAGGCCACAAGGAACTTGCTACCTTGTCTGAATCTCAGCAGCTCCATAAGCAGAAGTCTAAGACCAAGAAGAGGCTGGGTAAGAGAAAGATGAATAATAACTGGCATGAGGTGGAACCTTAA
- the LOC136944896 gene encoding leucine-rich repeat-containing protein 72 produces MCEEVIEKALHKYGIKRDRQVCQLYLAKRGLTYIPDLSRFQTLTCLWLNNNKIKDISYKGLNCCLTELYLQNNNITSISGTMSHLACLRVLLLHINQMKRLDETVAELRNIHHLHTVTFFLNPFAQEPEYRQYVLHHLPSVQILDRRVVKQEERNTLFQLFNTEQFRVLQSLAFGRRIHTPVAKETGSHVNGFQLKGSDVLTRHINRLKCPFDDIADPSVRRAMQRSVMQFSSVDWRSFPTAQQSQLGEYAQPHIPNILKITFR; encoded by the exons ATGTGTGAGGAA GTTATCGAGAAAGCCCTCCATAAGTATGGAATCAAGAGAGATCGACAAGTATGTCAACTTTATCTCGCCAAAAG AGGGCTCACATATATCCCTGACTTATCAAGATTTCAAACTTTGACATGTTTATGGCTGAACAACAACAAG ATCAAGGATATAAGCTACAAGGGTCTCAACTGTTGCTTGACAGAACTGTACCTACAAAATAATAACATAACATCCATTTCAG GGACCATGAGTCATCTAGCCTGTCTAAGAGTTCTCCTTTTACACATCAACCAGATGAAAAGGCTAGATGAGACAGTGGCAGAGCTGAGGAACATACATCATCTTCATACTGTTA cTTTTTTCCTGAATCCTTTTGCACAAGAGCCTGAATATCGTCAATATGTCCTCCATCACTTGCCATCTGTGCAAATACTTGATCGAAGAG TTGTTAAGCAAGAAGAGAGAAATACATTGTTTCAGTTGTTCAACACAGAGCAATTTCGTGTCCTCCAGTCTTTGGCCTTTGGCAGACGCATACACACTCCAGTTGCaaaagagacaggaagtcatgTTAATGGCTTTCAACTCAAAG GATCTGATGTTTTGACAAGACATATCAACAG GCTGAAATGCCCATTTGATGACATCGCAGACCCCAGTGTGCGAAGAGCCATGCAGAGGTCTGTCATGCAATTCTCATCTGTGGACTGGAGGTCCTTCCCTACTGCCCAGCAGAGCCAACTAGGAGAATATGCCCAGCCACATATTCCCAACATCCTCAAAATAACATTCAGATGA
- the ankmy2a gene encoding ankyrin repeat and MYND domain-containing protein 2a has product MSAPKKGDLSSTEKELFQVIAAGNVQEASRLLGSKDVRVNCLDEYGMTLLMHAAYKGKADMCKLLLQHGADVNCNEHEHGYTALMFAGLSGKTDIIWMMLDAGAETDVVNSVGRTAAQMAAFVGQHDCVTVINNFFSRARLDYYTKVQGLEKEPKLPHKLAGPLHKIIMSTNLSPVKMVMLVKENPLLQEVEALEKCRRVMELICEKCVKQQDMNEVLAMKMHFVSCVLSKCASFLKDRDDKLEGLMKSLLKGRESDGFPVFQEKFVRECIRKFPYCDATLLQQLVRSIAPVEIGNDPTAISVLTQAITGQVGFMDAEFCTTCGEKGAEKRCSICKMVIYCDQACQKMHWFTHKKVCKKLQEQREKHEEESAKRIEQRSKEDSEAVEDATGSMQELSVEPDNEESSSDPQL; this is encoded by the exons ATGTCAGCGCCAAAGAAGGGAGATCTGTCTTCTACCGAGAAGGAATTATTCCAAGTTATTGCTGCAG GAAATGTTCAAGAAGCCTCGAGATTATTGGGGTCCAAGGATGTACGAGTCAATTGTTTGGATGAG TATGGGATGACTCTCCTCATGCATGCTGCTTACAAAGGCAAAGCAGACATGTGCAAGCTGCTACTTCAACATGGTGCTGACGTGAATTGCAATGAACATGAGCATGGCTACACAGCACTGATGTTTGCTGGACTTTCAG GAAAGACTGACATCATATGGATGATGTTGGATGCTGGAGCGGAGACAGATGTGGTCAACTCTGTCGGGAGGACAGCTGCTCAGATGGCAGCATTTGTCG GGCAGCATGACTGTGTGACAGTGATTAACAACTTCTTCTCCCGGGCGAGGCTGGACTACTACACCAAAGTCCAGGGTTTGGAAAAAGAACCTAAACTTCCTCACAAACTGGCAGGACCCCTCCACAAGATTATCATGAGTACCAACCTCAGCCCTGTTAAG aTGGTAATGTTGGTGAAGGAAAACCCGCTGCTCCAAGAAGTGGAGGCTCTTGAGAAGTGTCGGCGGGTGATGGAACTCATCTGTGAGAAGTGTGTCAAGCAGCAGGACATGAATGAGGTTCTAGCCATGAAGATGCACTTTGTGAGCTGCGTGCTCAGCAAGTGCGCCTCCTTCCTCAAGGACCGTGACGACAAGCTAGAGGGACTAATGAAAAG CTTATTAAAAGGTCGGGAGAGTGATGGCTTCCCAGTGTTCCAAGAAAAGTTTGTTCGAGAATGTATCCGCAAGTTCCCCTACTGTGATGCCACTCTGCTGCAGCAGCTGGTCCGAAGTATTGCTCCAGTGGAGATA ggCAATGACCCAACAGCTATATCAGTCCTGACCCAAGCCATCACAGGACAGGTTGGATTCATGGATGCAGAATTCTGCACTACCTGTGGAGAGAAAGGTGCTGAGAAGAGATGCTCCATCTGCAAAATG GTGATATACTGTGATCAAGCCTGTCAGAAAATGCACTGGTTCACCCATAAGAAGGTTTGTAAGAAGCTCCAGGAGCAAAGAGAGAAGCATGAGGAAGAGTCAGCCAAGCGAATTGAGCAACGCAGCAAAG AGGACAGTGAAGCTGTGGAAGATGCTACAGGATCCATGCAGGAACTTTCAGTGGAGCCTGATAATGAAGAGTCCTCCTCAGACCCCCAGCTCTGA
- the tspan13a gene encoding tetraspanin-13a: MVCGGFVCIKNSLCGLNILYVLVSLLLIGVAAWGKWFGLVSSIQVVAGVIGVSTFLLLVAFVGLCGALKHHQVLLFFYMIILFMVFIVQFSVSGACLALNKDQQYHLLEVGWNNSVSTQRDVEKNLDCCGFSHVPVNDTCAADCVRNQSCNLACGDIIQQHAQEVLHFVGGIGLFFSFTEVLGLCLTYRYRNLKDPRSHPGAFL, from the exons ATGGTGTGTGGTGGTTTTGTCTGCATCAAGAATTCCCTCTGCGGtctcaatatactgtatgtt TTGGTGAGTCTTCTACTGATTGGAGTGGCAGCATGGGGCAAATGGTTTGGCCTAGTGTCTAGTATTCAGGTGGTGGCAGGGGTTATTGGCGTAAGTACCTTCCTGTTGCTGGTCGCCTTTGTAGGACTCTGCGGAGCCCTAAAGCACCATCAGGTCCTGCTCTTCTTT TACATGATCATTTTGTTCATGGTGTTCATCGTACAGTTCTCTGTGTCTGGGGCATGCCTAGCTCTTAATAAAGACCAGCAG TACCACCTACTGGAGGTGGGATGGAACAATTCTGTGTCCActcagagagatgtagagaagaACCTGGACTGCTGTGGCTTCTCCCACGTCCCTGTTAATGACACATGTGCTGCT GATTGTGTCCGCAACCAATCTTGCAATCTTGCCTGTGGTGACATTATCCAGCAACATGCTCAAGAAGTTTTACACTTTGTGGGTGGGATAGGACTTTTTTTCAGTTTTACAGAG GTCTTGGGGTTATGTCTAACCTACAGATACAGGAATCTGAAGGATCCTCGATCACACCCTGGGGCTTTTCTGTAA